A region of Malaclemys terrapin pileata isolate rMalTer1 chromosome 5, rMalTer1.hap1, whole genome shotgun sequence DNA encodes the following proteins:
- the LOC128838736 gene encoding uncharacterized protein LOC128838736: protein MYKSSYMMDYRPYNDYNPPIENHTQKITLAEAQLKAKEFAQPSKSQPPVMYREDPVSQRKETAEGPHSPAAVSTDDKLEMGHTGCSFGPESFQEVQEEQRKYFNTVLPNAESYLSKCYPRLEQTAAQEDKTESTQMPAMPERGASSPSPFYPQPSATTEQCPGKDDQEGPVFYKRRQSQTWDSYQQFILETCRARQTKAQQNRSMVLGSSVFGKDCSNTEGASTYSTDYKCWSGVHNGRCKAQRNFSKIVLEDGHFNQSPWVSEYKDSYSIFLQKLNWPSHSAMSALCSAVKPITHLSHGLASHKPIPVNTVF, encoded by the exons AAGATTACGTTAGCAGAAGCCCAGCTGAAGGCCAAAGAGTTTGCACAGCCATCCAAGTCCCAGCCTCCAGTGATGTATAGGGAAGATCCCGTCAGCCAGAGAAAAGAAACCGCTGAAGGACCACACAGTCCAGCAGCTGTTAGCACTGATGACAAATTGGAGATGGGTCACACAGGCTGCTCATTTGGTCCTGAATCATTCCAAGAGGTCCAGGAAGAGCAGAGGAAGTATTTTAATACAGTCCTTCCAAATGCTGAATCCTACCTCTCTAAATGTTATCCCCGCCTTGAGCAAACTGCAGCCCAGGAGGACAAAACGGAGAGCACACAAATGCCCGCCATGCCAGAAAGAGGGGCTTCTTCTCCTTCACCATTTTATCCCCAGCCTTCTGCAACCACTGAGCAGTGTCCAGGAAAAGACG ATCAGGAAGGGCCAGTATTTTACAAGCGAAGACAAAGTCAGACCTGGGACAGCTACCAGCAATTTATCCTGGAGACGTGCAGAGCGAGGCAAACAAAAGCTCAGCAGAACAGGAGCATGGTCTTGGGGTCTTCTGTGTTTGGGAAAG ATTGCAGCAATACAGAGGGGGCAAGCACCTACAGCACAGATTACAAATGCTGGTCTGGAGTCCACAATGGACGTTGCAAAGCACAGAGGAATTTCTCTAAAATTGTCTTGGAAGATGGCCACTTTAACCA GAGCCCCTGGGTTTCAGAATACAAGGACAGCTACAGTATTTTCTTGCAGAAGCTGAACTGGCCGTCTCACAGCGCCATGTCAGCTCTATGCTCTGCCGTAAAGCCCATCACACATCTGTCCCATGGGCTGGCTTCTCACAAGCCCATTCCAGTGAATACAGTCTTCTGA